The following are encoded together in the Penicillium digitatum chromosome 3, complete sequence genome:
- a CDS encoding Clr5 domain, whose product MKTSISSDVWEKKKALISKLYMEEEWPLKQVIKQIRTDDFNPSETQLRSRLKKWRVTKPSRQTRKKSLASASGGDPDSDKDTKRTASIQRPLPSIPTSETPTTRHEWPMIRSSYGHSSTLHHPVPDQDRKWSSPMIQQLTPSPSGEHTPIPDRTPAVSYSDPSPTTTSFDQSHTSPVGEGSLLNTTPAVASSYPAYPLSPESCLPSPGTATTPGGIGWSPRTVSVDYGLNPSQWYSLPFEAITPPAVPQSTAAPMAPSMNGYLPQAQLYRPQYHHHYEIPDYTHGYDAKNWKRAMSLQYDMAGHLAARPEHDRKHILAHTQLHVQPHPMASPPHTQLDGPHCAPIMPYMGYDNYAQKPPGVGY is encoded by the exons ATGAAGACTTCCATCTCGTCCGATGTatgggagaagaagaaggcgttGATCTCCAAGTTATATATGGAAGAAGAATGGCCCTTGAAGCAGGTTATCAAGCAGATACGTACCGATGATTTCAATCCCAG CGAAACCCAACTACGAAGCAGACTGAAGAAATGGCGAGTGACCAAGCCATCCCGTCAGACTCGAAAGAAGAGTCTGGCTTCAGCTTCTGGAGGAGATCCAGACTCAGATAAGGATACGAAGCGCACGGCATCCATCCAAAGACCACTGCCATCAATACCAACAAGTGAGACACCAACAACCCGCCATGAGTGGCCCATGATACGATCCAGCTACGGACATTCATCCACCCTTCACCATCCTGTCCCAGATCAGGACCGAAAATGGAGCTCTCCTATGATCCAACAACTCACCCCAAGCCCCTCCGGCGAGCACACCCCCATCCCAGACCGCACACCAGCCGTCTCTTATTCTGACCCCAGTCCAACAACAACGTCTTTCGACCAGAGCCACACCTCCCCAGTCGGCGAGGGTTCCCTGCTAAACACAACCCCTGCCGTGGCCTCATCCTACCCAGCCTACCCACTCTCACCCGAATCGTGCCTCCCGAGCCCAGGCACGGCAACGACCCCCGGCGGCATTGGCTGGTCACCCCGCACCGTTTCAGTAGACTACGGCCTCAACCCATCTCAGTGGTACTCACTACCCTTTGAAGCTATCACTCCCCCAGCCGTCCCCCAGTCCACGGCTGCTCCAATGGCCCCTTCAATGAACGGCTACCTCCCTCAAGCCCAGCTCTACCGTCCCCAATACCATCACCACTACGAGATACCTGATTACACCCATGGTTATGATGCCAAGAACTGGAAGCGCGCTATGTCATTGCAGTATGATATGGCTGGTCATCTGGCTGCCCGGCCCGAGCACGATAGGAAGCATATACTCGCACACACACAGCTTCATGTCCAGCCGCATCCTATGGCATCACCCCCGCATACCCAACTCGATGGGCCTCATTGTGCTCCGATCATGCCGTATATGGGCTATGATAATTATGCGCAGAAGCCTCCGGGAGTTGGATACTAA
- a CDS encoding Polyketide synthase, enoylreductase, whose translation MRAVQVSEYVQGPLDLKVTTVPTPTPEADKYLIKIHFAGTNFFDILQIQGKYQNQPPLPWIGGAEFAGTITAVPTFANTRYKLGDRVFGATQGAYATHVLAAEQTLLPVPEGWSFEDAAGLFVTAPTSYGGLVQRAGVKAGDWVLVHAAAGGVGLAAVQIAKAMGATVVATAGTERKREIAKGFGADYVVDYTDNAWPEVVKGICKQNRKGNGAAGVDIVYDPVGMIEMSLKCVAWNARLLVVGFAAGNIEKVALNRVLLKNVSIVGLHWGQYAKFETETVGEVWQGIFDLVKQGKFKGTAFKDESFVGLESVPRALQALGGRETWGKVVVNIVGDAKSKL comes from the exons ATGCGTGCCGTCCAAGTTAGCGAATACGTCCAA GGACCCCTAGATTTAAAAGTAACAACAGttccaaccccaaccccagaaGCGGATAAATACCTCATCAAAATACACTTCGCCGGCACAAACTTTTTCGACATCCTCCAAATCCAAGGCAAATACCAAAACCAACCACCGCTCCCCTGGATCGGTGGCGCCGAATTCGCGGGTACAATCACCGCCGTGCCCACCTTCGCAAACACCCGCTACAAACTCGGTGATCGTGTCTTCGGCGCTACACAAGGAGCCTACGCAACACACGTCCTAGCCGCAGAGCAAACCCTCCTCCCTGTGCCGGAGGGGTGGAGCTTCGAAGATGCCGCAGGGCTGTTTGTCACGGCGCCGACATCATATGGCGGTCTTGTTCAGCGTGCTGGCGTGAAGGCCGGGGACTGGGTTCTTGTTCATGCTGCTGCGGGTGGAGTCGGACTTGCTGCTGTGCAGATTGCCAAGGCTATGGGGGCGACTGTCGTTGCTACTGCAGGAACTGAGAGGAAGAGGGAGATTGCCAAGGGTTTCGGAGCGGACTATGTGGTAGACTATACGGATAATGCGTGGCCGGAGGTTGTGAAGGGGATTTGCAAGCAGAACAGGAAGGGAAATGGGGCTGCTGGGGTGGACATTGTTTATGATCCTGTTGGGATGATTGAGATGAGTTTGAAGTGTGTGGCATGGAATGCACGGTTGTTGGTTGTCGGGTTTGCGGCAGGGAACATAGAGAAGGTTGCGCTTAATCGGGTGCTGTTGAAGAATGTGAGTATTGTTGGCTTGCATTGGGGGCAGTATGCCAAGTTCGAGACAGAGACTGTTGGTGAGGTTTGGCAGGGGATCTTTGACCTTGTTAAGCAGGGGAAGTTCAAGGGGACCGCATTCAAGGATGAGAgctttgttggattggagAGTGTGCCCAGGGCTTTGCAGGCGTTGGGTGGGAGGGAGACTTGGGGCAAGGTTGTTGTGAACATTGTTGGTGACGCGAAGAGCAAGTTGTAG
- a CDS encoding SPRY domain-containing protein C285.10c, whose protein sequence is MSNHLHNDCPPSYDASQQSWGMSDTQPQTDASASGNPPYHNWQEIVPDTATFPPPPITGYLTSGTGNASEDDAQRAHDFCDSIPLWLPTQPSTAVYHDVQTYDLRPVQPAELRGNVSAVARGRWRGHSVDGNGDCVVLTQLPMYFPAADSPFVRELKKTIYFEIKLVALRAGPTPEDCSGISIGYAAQPYPSWRSPGWERGGLGVFSDDGCRFVNDSFGGRDFTTVFKVGETVGLGMEFELPENIYSGDIKKKRCKVQIFLTRNGCRSGGWDLHEEVDADSGGVEGLEGDYDLYGAIGLFGGVDFESCFDPAGWLWKP, encoded by the coding sequence ATGTCCAATCACCTCCACAACGATTGCCCGCCAAGCTACGATGCATCACAACAATCTTGGGGGATGTCCGACACTCAGCCACAGACCGATGCTTCAGCCTCAGGCAACCCTCCATATCACAACTGGCAAGAAATAGTCCCAGACACAGCCACATTCCCACCTCCCCCAATCACCGGCTATCTAACCTCAGGCACGGGGAACGCCTCTGAAGATGACGCCCAACGGGCCCATGATTTCTGCGACTCCATACCCCTCTGGCTCCCAACTCAGCCCTCAACTGCTGTCTACCACGACGTTCAGACCTACGATCTTCGACCCGTGCAACCGGCCGAGCTGCGTGGCAATGTCTCGGCTGTTGCGCGTGGCCGCTGGCGTGGACACAGCGTTGACGGGAACGGGGATTGTGTCGTGCTTACCCAATTGCCCATGTACTTCCCTGCTGCGGATTCGCCGTTTGTGCGTGAGCTGAAGAAGACCATCTACTTTGAGATTAAGTTGGTGGCGCTGAGGGCGGGGCCAACACCAGAGGATTGTAGTGGAATCTCGATTGGGTATGCTGCGCAGCCTTATCCGTCGTGGAGATCGCCTGGTTGGGAACGAGGTGGGCTGGGGGTGTTTTCAGATGATGGATGTCGATTTGTGAATGATTCGTTTGGGGGCCGGGATTTTACCACGGTGTTCAAGGTGGGTGAGACGGTTGGGTTGGGAATGGAGTTTGAGCTGCCGGAGAATATTTACAGTGGGGATataaagaagaagagatgcaaGGTGCAGATCTTCTTGACGCGGAATGGATGTCGATCTGGGGGTTGGGATCTGCATGAGGAGGTCGATGCGGATTCGGGGGGCGTTGAGGGCTTGGAAGGGGACTATGACCTCTATGGGGCGATTGGGTTGTTCGGTGGCGTCGATTTCGAGTCTTGTTTTGACCCTGCAGGATGGCTATGGAAGCCATGA
- a CDS encoding Glycosyl transferase, family 2, whose protein sequence is MAFPFMRAFVTLFLYRYTRLVFNLFSFWSFKPIPPPENPKLTSQDVTVIIPSLEGCGDELVETIRTILDNQPFELLLVTIEANRTKAERMLSAMPASKSRIRLFTVKHPNKRRQMTEAIPEVRTAITLLADDDVSWPRTLLPWILAPFEKDEKYGGVVTCQRLRRAIAPSLSQRLWGFLGALYLERRNFDCGATTHVDGGLPCMSGRTVAYRTRILQNEAFTYAFTNEEWWWGKYQLNADDDNFITRWMVSHGWETYMQYHPEAEVLTTLEDNPRFLKQCARWSRSNWRSNLTSMFHEKHIWHRQPWSAYAVHLTTLSPPAFLGDILLVWLCHKATGSWGESFHDQSMTVLYLWIFTSKWIKLLGHYLRYPVDVLLLPVSIIFGYLHGAIKMYAVMTLNVTTWGSRDGADDYDAERMKKRTDADRMKQPYYPQYLIK, encoded by the exons ATGGCCTTCCCCTTCATGCGAGCATTCGTCACACTCTT TCTCTATCGTTATACCCGGCTCGTGTTCAACTTATTCTCCTTTTGGTCATTCAAGCCAATCCCCCCACCGGAGAACCCCAAATTGACATCGCAAGATGTGACGGTGATCATTCCATCGTTGGAGGGGTGTGGCGATGAGCTGGTGGAGACGATACGGACAATTCTCGATAATCAACCCTTCGAATTGCTTCTGGTGACAATCGAGGCCAATCGGACCAAGGCTGAGCGGATGTTGAGCGCCATGCCCGCATCGAAATCTCGAATCCGTTTGTTCACAGTCAAGCATCCCAACAAGCGTCGTCAAATGACCGAAGCCATTCCTGAGGTCCGAACCGCCATTACCCTTCTCGCCGATGACGACGTGAGCTGGCCACGGACTCTGCTCCCCTGGATTCTGGCCCCCTTTGAAAAGGACGAGAAATATGGTGGGGTGGTGACCTGTCAGCGATTGCGCCGGGCGATTGCACCGAGCCTCTCACAGCGCCTCTGGGGTTTCCTGGGTGCCTTGTACCTAGAACGACGCAACTTTGACTGCGGCGCAACTACCCATGTGGACGGTGGACTTCCCTGCATGTCGGGACGGACGGTTGCGTATCGGACGCGAATTCTGCAGAATGAGGCCTTCACCTATGCCTTCACCAATGAGGAGTGGTGGTGGGGCAAGTACCAACTCAACGCCGACGATGATAACTTTATCACCCGTTGGATGGTCTCGCACGGATGGGAAACTTATATGCAGTACCACCCAGAGGCAGAGGTGCTGACAACTCTCGAGGACAACCCTCGTTTCTTGAAGCAATGCGCCCGCTGGTCAAGAAGTAATTGGCGGAGCAACCTTACTTCGATGTTTCACGAGAAGCACATTTGGCA TCGTCAGCCCTGGAGCGCTTATGCCGTTCACCTGACCACTTTGTCGCCGCCTGCCTTTTTAGGCGACATTTTACTAGTCTGGCTGTGCCACAAGGCGACTGGATCTTGGGGAGAGTCATTTCACGATCAATCTATGACTGTGCTCTATCTCTGGATCTTTACTAGCAAGTGGATTAAGCTGTTGGGTCATTATCTTCGCTATCCAGTTGATGTGCTGTTGCTACCAGTCTCCATCATCTTTGGTTATTTACACGGCGCAATCAAAATGTATGCTGTGATGACATTGAATGTG ACAACATGGGGTAGCCGTGATGGCGCCGATGATTACGATGCTGAGCGTATGAAGAAGCGGACGGATGCCGATCGAATGAAGCAACCGTACTATCCGCAATATCTCATTAAATGA
- a CDS encoding Oxysterol binding protein (Osh1), putative, with protein MVAFAHVALPSQLSAVARHSVSLCRHIHSSPFRSAIAHPITAHGPPPKAPATPSVEFKERLNSSDAELPVSEGEASRHKLTAALKKRFWKDVHVHGKSDEYQILLDKRPVRTPAKEVLSIPSTKPHLAYAVALEWDVMASAQQALKSHLIPMTSLAARATDIAREDAEGNGTTRKQIITTAMRYLDTDTLLCWEPERQRHALERTTADGEPIESLRQIQMRVAGTVMSFLSTKVWPGLEIIPILDTNSILPLSQPKGTKDTICTWVSELSAYDLAGLERAILASKSLLIAVRLVVEWSENFRHIQRPEVKKFGIEEAAEASSLEVTWQTKMWGEVEDTHDVGKEDLKRQLGSVVILVSGETR; from the exons ATGGTCGCCTTTGCTCACGTTGCGCTTCCGTCGCAGCTATCCGCTGTCGCCCGTCACTCCGTCTCGTTATGCCGGCACATCCACTCGTCTCCCTTCAGATCAGCTATTGCACACCCTATCACTGCCCACGGCCCTCCTCCTAAAGCTCCGGCTACCCCGTCGGTAGAGTTTAAGGAGCGTCTAAACTCGAGCGATGCAGAGCTCCCGGTCTCCGAGGGTGAAGCGTCACGACACAAACTCACTGCTGCGCTGAAGAAGCGGTTTTGGAAGGATGTCCATGTGCATGGAAAGTCAG ACGAGTACCAAATCCTGCTTGACAAGCGACCCGTCAGAACTCCGGCGAAAGAAGTCCTATCTATTCCCTCCACAAAGCCTCACCTCGCTTACGCTGTTGCGCTGGAGTGGGATGTGATGGCCTCTGCCCAGCAGGCTCTCAAAAGTCACCTTATCCCCATGACATCCCTCGCGGCCCGCGCTACCGATATCGCCCGCGAAGATGCCGAGGGCAACGGCACCACCAGAAAACAGATTATCACAACTGCCATGCGTTACCTAGATACCGATACTCTACTCTGCTGGGAGCCCGAGCGACAAAGGCACGCGTTGGAACGAACGACGGCCGACGGAGAGCCCATCGAGTCTCTTCGCCAGATTCAAATGAGGGTCGCGGGGACCGTCATGAGTTTTTTGTCCACCAAGGTCTGGCCTGGCCTTGAAATTATCCCTATCCTCGATACCAACAGCATCCTTCCTCTCTCCCAACCGAAGGGTACGAAAGACACCATCTGTACCTGGGTTTCGGAACTGTCTGCGTATGACCTGGCTGGTCTTGAGCGGGCAATCCTCGCCTCCAAGAGTCTTCTCATCGCGGTCCGCCTAGTGGTGGAATGGAGTGAGAACTTCCGCCACATTCAGCGACCCGAAGTGAAGAAGTTCGGTATCGAGGAGGCAGCTGAGGCGTCGAGTCTGGAGGTGACCTGGCAGACTAAAATGTGGGGTGAAGTTGAGGATACTCACGATGTTGGCAAAGAAGACTTGAAGCGACAATTGGGTAGTGTTGTGATCTTGGTGAGTGGGGAGACCCGATAA